Proteins encoded together in one Triticum dicoccoides isolate Atlit2015 ecotype Zavitan chromosome 7B, WEW_v2.0, whole genome shotgun sequence window:
- the LOC119335455 gene encoding alpha carbonic anhydrase 7-like — protein MRSARHLHDAVSALLLFLLLSAVVPAARAQQETEDESEFSYVYGAENGPENWGNIKEEWATCGTGLMQSPVDLSDRLASQAPHLGYLNHSYRPAEASMVNRGHDITVTFHGDAGSMWINGTAYHLRQLHWHTPSEHRVNGCRYNMELHMVHLSAENKAAVIGLLYKIGRRDHFLHELESYLQRMANTNEKEENVGVVDPWVARGDGEAYYRYMGSLTTPGCDEGVIWTVIKRVATVSSEQLKLLADAVHDGFDINARPLQKVNDRDISFFCPDDHHERYYAAADH, from the exons ATGCGTTCAGCTCGCCACCTCCACGACGCGGTCTCGGCCCTCCTCCTCTTCCTGCTGCTCTCAGCCGTCGTTCCGGCGGCCAGAGCCCAGCAAGAAACTG AGGATGAGTCGGAGTTCAGCTACGTCTACGGGGCGGAGAACGGGCCAGAGAACTGGGGAAATATCAAGGAAGAGTGGGCGACGTGCGGCACTGGGCTGATGCAGTCGCCCGTCGACCTCTCCGACCGCCTTGCCTCGCAGGCGCCCCACCTGGGCTACCTCAACCACTCCTACCGTCCCGCCGAGGCCTCCATGGTCAACCGCGGCCATGACATCACGGTGACGTTCCATGGCGACGCCGGGAGCATGTGGATCAATGGTACCGCGTATCACCTCAGGCAGCTACACTGGCACACCCCCAGCGAGCACCGCGTAAACGGCTGCCGGTACAACATGGAGCTCCACATGGTTCATCTTAGCGCCGAGAACAAGGCTGCCGTGATCGGCCTCCTCTACAAGATTGGCAGGCGCGACCATTTCCTGCATGAG CTGGAGTCTTACTTGCAGAGGATGGCCAACACGAATGAGAAGGAGGAGAACGTCGGCGTGGTTGATCCTTGGGTCGCAAGGGGCGATGGCGAAGCCTATTACCGATACATGGGCTCCCTCACCACGCCGGGGTGCGACGAGGGTGTCATCTGGACCGTCATCAAGAGG GTTGCCACCGTGTCGAGTGAGCAGCTGAAGCTTCTCGCGGACGCCGTCCATGAT GGCTTTGATATAAACGCGAGACCCCTTCAGAAGGTGAACGACAGAGATATCAGTTTTTTCTGCCCTGATGATCACCATGAACGTTATTACGCAGCCGCTGATCATTAA
- the LOC119335422 gene encoding uncharacterized protein LOC119335422 encodes MKKIISDDGLPSSSSAETTKGKGQPSPAPAAGSAAHLDGGDDKVFQHVLVTLVMFVCFVMYALLLWSGLGHWYNVIFTAITFLYSMVMIHLWLIKRRDQKKTCETEACELTTAISTPGAPELMLLATGIMLISLGVAIFVFRPDSYDLAFVALTVFLSTTVTFVSLEEAKVERKPSEELSAASDLV; translated from the exons ATGAAGAAGATAATCTCCGACGACGGGCTGCCCAGCAGCAGTTCTGCGGAGACCACCAAAGGCAAAGGGCAGCCGTCACCGGCGCCGGCGGCTGGATCGGCGGCGCACCTCGACGGCGGCGATGACAAAGTCTTTCAG CACGTGCTGGTCACTTTGGTCATGTTCGTTTGCTTCGTCATGTACGCCTTGTTATTGTGGTCTGGGCTAGGGCATTGGTACAACGTAATCTTCACCGCCATCACCTTCCTCTACTCCATGGTCATGATCCACCTCTGGCTTATCAAACGGCGAGACCAGAAGAAGACATGTGAGACCGAAGCATGCGAATTGACAACTGCTATTAGTACACCCGGAGCGCCAGAG TTGATGCTGCTGGCAACCGGGATCATGTTAATCTCCTTGGGGGTGGCAATCTTCGTATTTCGCCCAGATTCCTATGACTTGGCCTTCGTTGCTCTCACGGTCTTTTTATCCACGACGGTCACGTTTGTTTCCCTCGAAGAAGCGAAAGTTGAAAGGAAGCCTTCAGAAGAACTTAGCGCTGCCTCAGATCTAGTCTAG